From Thalassoglobus sp. JC818, the proteins below share one genomic window:
- the murB gene encoding UDP-N-acetylmuramate dehydrogenase yields the protein MTGLDQFSEITKFDEPLAPLTWLKVGGPAQIFIEPRTEEELEGVLRAVSEEGLPVRLLGGGSNVLVRDDGFAGVVIKLTGDAFSDIKTEGTRLRVGGAAPLSHVISSAVGVGLAGLENLVGIPGTIGGAIKGNAGGRHGEIGQFVKSVDVMTANGDRFTRSGDELSFDYRTSSINELVVISAELEMPQEDPDEITKRMRQIWIMKKSSQPFSFQSAGCIFKNPRGLSAGALIEQAGLKGTRVGNAEVSDRHANFIVTHSDATATDVLQLIELIKSRVHEVHGVELATEIQIW from the coding sequence ATGACCGGACTTGATCAGTTTAGCGAAATCACGAAATTCGACGAACCACTCGCCCCGTTGACCTGGCTCAAAGTGGGCGGCCCCGCTCAGATTTTCATCGAGCCCCGCACGGAAGAAGAATTGGAAGGAGTGCTCCGAGCTGTCAGCGAAGAGGGCTTGCCTGTCCGCCTTCTCGGCGGCGGTTCCAACGTCCTCGTACGCGACGATGGATTCGCTGGAGTCGTCATTAAGCTGACCGGCGATGCTTTCTCGGATATCAAGACCGAAGGAACTCGTCTCCGAGTCGGTGGAGCGGCTCCACTGTCTCATGTGATTTCATCAGCAGTCGGCGTTGGTCTGGCTGGACTGGAAAATCTGGTCGGAATTCCGGGAACAATCGGCGGAGCCATCAAAGGAAATGCTGGCGGCAGACATGGCGAAATCGGTCAGTTTGTGAAGTCCGTCGATGTGATGACAGCGAATGGAGATCGTTTCACTCGCAGCGGCGACGAGCTGAGTTTCGACTACCGGACCAGCAGCATCAACGAGCTTGTGGTGATTTCGGCCGAACTCGAAATGCCTCAGGAAGATCCGGATGAAATCACAAAACGGATGCGGCAAATCTGGATCATGAAAAAATCCTCGCAACCGTTCTCTTTTCAGTCGGCGGGTTGCATCTTCAAAAACCCTCGCGGCCTGAGTGCAGGAGCGTTAATCGAGCAAGCCGGGCTGAAAGGGACTCGTGTTGGAAACGCAGAAGTCAGCGACCGACACGCCAACTTCATCGTCACCCATTCGGATGCAACCGCGACTGACGTGCTGCAACTCATCGAGCTGATCAAATCGCGAGTGCACGAAGTTCACGGTGTCGAGTTGGCGACTGAAATCCAGATCTGGTAG
- a CDS encoding M28 family peptidase, producing the protein MTTTAVYKILILIPAVIAIAGLSWLTQRVPPTDTQQVSRTEISKSEETLPAAETIAVEQPSSLETQFFSPSEVENRLRTDVSTLASDEFEGRGLGTDGLDQAANYIAEEFLQAGLTTNWCDNGPFQEFTLIPAFSRVPVGAPKIVLSIGGDSNGSPRTPPSTLKADTDFTFLLRSDRAPAKCPLVFGGYGITAPEWNYDDYHDVDVTSCAVIIIRGEPSHVASRQPGNSGQPSRHASVFAKIENAIAHGASTVFIVDSHSQQHSSSSVRTTPSGLLDVEFSQNLFSSAIPVVHCRPESLNQFLEDSGQLTIHELEDLIAQTSAPHSQLMDSIEADFSSQSPKHRQLVKNVIGSVEPLDPEAAKTIVIGAHYDHLGRDGWGSLSLGADGEIHNGADDNASGTSVLLEVARRLSKHRDELVHRVLFVAFTAEEVGLRGSQYYVREPVVTLNETMTMINLDMVGRLREKVTVYGVGTANEWNELVSEGVTAASLGAEFINSGYGPSDHAVFHEAGIPVLHFFTGFHPQYHRPEDDAEWLNISGMRQIADCVTEIVIEIGSGRSPLTRSNDSQSSLWSELVTADFSAALARRHPGLGVRVRATTEDPGLEVVEVLSNSVAERAGLKPEDRILKLNSTEVNSPSELQSLLESLNPDERTTLEVQRRSLTLEFRINF; encoded by the coding sequence ATGACGACAACTGCGGTCTACAAAATACTGATTCTCATTCCCGCAGTCATTGCAATCGCTGGGCTGTCTTGGCTCACTCAGAGAGTCCCACCCACAGATACTCAGCAAGTTTCTCGGACCGAAATCTCAAAGTCCGAAGAAACTCTGCCTGCTGCTGAAACGATCGCCGTCGAACAGCCTTCAAGTCTCGAGACGCAGTTCTTCTCCCCTTCAGAAGTTGAAAATCGTCTGCGGACCGATGTCTCGACACTTGCCAGCGATGAGTTCGAAGGGCGAGGACTTGGCACGGATGGGCTCGATCAAGCCGCGAATTACATTGCCGAAGAGTTTCTGCAAGCAGGACTCACGACCAACTGGTGCGACAATGGTCCCTTCCAGGAATTCACTTTAATCCCGGCGTTCTCACGGGTTCCCGTCGGAGCCCCGAAAATTGTTCTGTCTATCGGAGGAGATTCGAATGGCAGTCCACGAACGCCACCATCCACACTGAAAGCAGACACAGACTTTACGTTTCTCCTTCGATCTGACCGAGCGCCTGCGAAGTGTCCGTTGGTCTTCGGAGGCTATGGAATCACAGCCCCGGAATGGAACTACGATGACTATCACGATGTCGATGTCACAAGCTGCGCGGTGATAATCATTCGCGGCGAGCCGTCACATGTCGCCTCGCGACAACCTGGAAATTCTGGTCAGCCAAGCCGTCACGCTTCTGTCTTTGCGAAAATTGAAAACGCAATTGCACACGGAGCTTCGACAGTTTTCATCGTCGACTCACACTCGCAACAACACTCCTCGTCATCGGTTCGAACAACACCATCAGGGCTGCTCGACGTCGAGTTTTCACAGAATCTGTTTTCTTCGGCAATTCCGGTGGTCCATTGTCGACCTGAATCGCTCAACCAGTTCTTAGAGGACTCAGGCCAACTGACAATCCACGAACTCGAGGACCTCATCGCTCAAACATCTGCTCCTCACTCGCAGTTGATGGACTCAATCGAAGCGGACTTCAGTTCACAATCGCCAAAGCATCGGCAACTCGTGAAGAACGTCATCGGATCGGTGGAACCGCTCGATCCTGAGGCAGCGAAAACAATTGTGATCGGTGCTCACTATGACCACCTTGGTCGCGATGGATGGGGATCACTCTCTCTCGGAGCAGACGGAGAGATCCACAACGGCGCCGATGACAATGCTTCCGGAACGAGTGTCCTTTTGGAAGTGGCCCGCCGGTTGTCGAAACATCGCGATGAACTCGTGCATCGCGTGTTGTTCGTCGCTTTCACTGCTGAAGAAGTCGGGTTGCGTGGCAGCCAGTATTACGTGCGTGAGCCGGTCGTCACTCTGAATGAAACGATGACCATGATCAATCTTGATATGGTCGGAAGACTGCGAGAGAAAGTCACCGTCTACGGAGTCGGGACTGCCAATGAATGGAACGAACTGGTGAGCGAAGGGGTGACTGCAGCGTCTTTAGGTGCGGAATTCATCAACAGTGGATACGGCCCCAGCGACCACGCAGTGTTTCACGAAGCAGGGATTCCTGTACTGCATTTTTTCACGGGGTTTCATCCGCAGTACCATCGCCCCGAAGACGATGCGGAATGGTTGAACATTTCAGGCATGCGACAAATTGCGGACTGCGTCACAGAAATTGTTATCGAGATCGGCTCAGGCCGCAGCCCGTTGACGCGATCCAATGACTCTCAGTCCAGTCTCTGGTCCGAACTCGTCACAGCGGACTTCAGTGCCGCCCTTGCGAGAAGACATCCCGGGCTCGGGGTGAGAGTTCGAGCGACAACTGAAGATCCCGGATTGGAAGTCGTTGAGGTTCTGTCCAATAGCGTTGCCGAACGGGCTGGGCTGAAGCCGGAGGATCGAATTCTGAAGCTGAATTCCACAGAAGTGAATTCTCCATCGGAGCTTCAGAGTCTGCTTGAATCGTTGAATCCAGACGAACGAACAACGCTCGAAGTTCAACGTCGATCTCTCACTCTCGAATTCAGAATCAATTTCTAG